In Micrococcus luteus NCTC 2665, a single window of DNA contains:
- a CDS encoding CTP synthase, translating to MIRSRSVVKRTSRTQTSTRVTRHVFVTGGVASSLGKGLTASSLGHLLKARGLRVVMQKLDPYLNVDPGTMNPFQHGEVFVTEDGAETDLDIGHYERFLDEDLDGLDNVTTGQVYSTVIARERRGEYLGDTVQVIPHITDEICRRMRLPAEPRGDRPAPDVIITEIGGTVGDIESQPFLEAARQVRQDVGRDDVFFLHVSLVPYIGPSQELKTKPTQHSVAALRSIGIQPDAIVLRSDRAVPDDVRGKIARMCDVPQDAVVNCADAPSIYDIPRVIHDQGLDAHVVQSLDLKFKDVDWTAWDALMDAVHHPEHELTVALVGKYVDLPDAYLSVTEALRAGGFAHRAKVGIRWVAADECATPEGAAVALADVDAVCVPGGFGVRGLEGKLGALRHAREQRIPTLGLCLGLQSMVIEYARNVLGLEDADSAEFDPETASPVIATMAEQEQIVAGEGDLGGTMRLGAFPATLRPGSVVAEAYGTTEVTERHRHRYEVNNAYRDRLEEAGLAICGTSPDGALVEFVELPRDVHPYYVSTQAHPEFSSRPTRPHPLFAGLVAAGLARRADAAARR from the coding sequence CTGATACGCTCAAGATCCGTGGTGAAACGAACTTCTCGTACTCAGACGTCCACGCGCGTCACCCGTCACGTGTTCGTGACCGGCGGTGTCGCCTCCTCCCTCGGCAAGGGGCTCACGGCCTCCTCGCTCGGCCACCTGCTCAAGGCGCGCGGGCTCAGGGTGGTGATGCAGAAGCTCGACCCCTACCTCAACGTGGACCCGGGCACCATGAACCCGTTCCAGCACGGCGAGGTGTTCGTCACCGAGGACGGCGCCGAGACGGACCTGGACATCGGCCACTACGAGCGCTTCCTCGACGAGGACCTCGACGGCCTGGACAACGTGACCACCGGCCAGGTGTACTCCACCGTGATCGCCCGCGAGCGCCGCGGCGAGTACCTCGGGGACACCGTCCAGGTCATCCCGCACATCACCGACGAGATCTGCCGCCGGATGCGCCTGCCCGCGGAGCCCCGCGGCGACCGCCCCGCCCCGGACGTGATCATCACGGAGATCGGCGGCACCGTCGGCGACATCGAGTCGCAGCCCTTCCTCGAGGCCGCCCGCCAGGTCCGCCAGGACGTCGGCCGCGACGACGTCTTCTTCCTGCACGTCTCCCTCGTGCCGTACATCGGCCCCTCGCAGGAGCTCAAGACCAAGCCCACCCAGCACTCCGTGGCCGCCCTGCGCTCGATCGGCATCCAGCCGGACGCGATCGTGCTGCGCTCGGACCGGGCCGTCCCCGACGACGTCCGCGGCAAGATTGCCCGCATGTGCGACGTCCCGCAGGACGCCGTCGTCAACTGCGCCGACGCCCCCTCCATCTACGACATCCCCCGCGTCATCCACGACCAGGGCCTCGACGCCCACGTGGTGCAGTCCCTGGACCTGAAGTTCAAGGACGTGGACTGGACCGCCTGGGACGCGCTCATGGACGCCGTGCACCACCCGGAGCATGAGCTCACCGTGGCGCTCGTGGGCAAGTACGTGGACCTGCCGGACGCCTACCTGTCCGTCACCGAGGCGCTGCGCGCCGGTGGCTTCGCCCACCGGGCCAAGGTGGGCATCCGCTGGGTGGCCGCGGACGAGTGCGCCACCCCCGAGGGCGCGGCGGTGGCGCTCGCGGACGTCGACGCCGTGTGTGTGCCCGGCGGCTTCGGCGTGCGCGGGCTCGAGGGCAAGCTCGGCGCGCTGCGGCACGCCCGCGAGCAGCGGATCCCGACGCTGGGTCTGTGCCTGGGCCTGCAGTCCATGGTCATCGAGTACGCCCGCAACGTCCTCGGCCTGGAGGACGCGGACTCCGCCGAGTTCGACCCGGAGACCGCCTCGCCCGTGATCGCCACCATGGCCGAGCAGGAGCAGATCGTGGCCGGCGAGGGGGACCTCGGCGGCACCATGCGCCTGGGCGCCTTCCCCGCGACCCTGCGCCCGGGCTCCGTGGTGGCCGAGGCCTACGGCACCACCGAGGTGACCGAGCGCCACCGCCACCGCTACGAGGTGAACAACGCCTACCGCGACCGCCTCGAGGAGGCCGGTCTCGCGATCTGCGGCACCTCCCCGGACGGCGCCCTCGTGGAGTTCGTGGAGCTGCCCCGGGACGTGCACCCGTACTACGTGTCCACGCAGGCCCACCCGGAGTTCTCCTCCCGGCCGACCCGCCCGCACCCGCTGTTCGCCGGCCTCGTCGCCGCCGGCCTGGCCCGCCGCGCCGACGCGGCGGCCCGACGCTGA
- a CDS encoding NUDIX domain-containing protein, with protein sequence MPEISASAGRSPLRDLHVPRPVKKSKTVYEGRVWDIARESFRLDPADKSREPLTRELMVHPGAVAILAVRTKLTTTGPREQVALVRQYRHPVGMELWEIPAGLRDVDGEDLHQVAVRELAEEADLCAREWHTLVDYYTTPGGSSEAIRVFLARQIEEIPDGERHTRQDEEAAMPLVWVGLDEVTDAVLDGRVHNPSTVVAVLALGAHRAQGWRRLRPVDAPFVPDRQAPGADWPA encoded by the coding sequence ATGCCTGAGATTTCCGCGTCCGCGGGACGCTCGCCCCTGCGCGACCTGCACGTCCCCCGCCCGGTGAAGAAGTCGAAGACCGTCTACGAGGGCCGAGTGTGGGACATCGCCCGGGAGTCGTTCCGCCTGGACCCGGCGGACAAGTCCCGGGAACCGCTGACCCGGGAGCTGATGGTGCACCCGGGCGCCGTGGCGATCCTCGCGGTCCGCACCAAGCTCACCACCACCGGCCCCCGCGAGCAGGTGGCCCTCGTCCGCCAGTACCGCCACCCCGTGGGCATGGAGCTGTGGGAGATCCCGGCGGGCCTGCGGGACGTGGACGGGGAGGACCTCCACCAGGTCGCCGTCCGCGAGCTGGCCGAGGAGGCCGACCTGTGCGCCCGCGAGTGGCACACCCTCGTCGACTACTACACGACCCCGGGCGGCTCCAGCGAGGCGATCCGCGTGTTCCTGGCCCGACAGATCGAAGAGATCCCCGACGGCGAGCGGCACACCCGGCAGGACGAGGAGGCCGCCATGCCGCTCGTGTGGGTCGGCCTCGACGAGGTGACCGACGCCGTCCTGGACGGCCGGGTGCACAACCCGTCCACCGTCGTCGCCGTGCTGGCCCTGGGCGCCCACCGCGCCCAGGGCTGGCGACGCCTGCGTCCCGTGGACGCGCCGTTCGTCCCCGACCGGCAGGCCCCGGGGGCGGACTGGCCCGCGTGA
- the prpB gene encoding methylisocitrate lyase: MLYSTKTAEQKRIDLRQALKQGGAQQFPGAFTPLTAKLIQEKGFPGVYISGGVLANELGLPDVGLTTLTEVAVRGGQIARLTDLPCLIDADTGFGEPMNVARTVQEFENAGLAGCHIEDQFNPKRCGHLDGKNMVDLDTAVKRIAAAVHARRDPNFLIMARTDLRAVEGLEAAIARMKALVEAGADAIFPEALKDIGEFETVCRELEPLGVPVLANMTEFGKSELFTRQQLADAGVAMVIYPVTLLRSAMGAAERVLDAIKEEGTQQSQVEQMLTRARLYELVDYEGYNAFDTGIFNFDVPTLDIGANHADL, encoded by the coding sequence ATGCTGTACTCGACGAAGACGGCCGAACAGAAGCGGATCGACCTGCGGCAGGCCCTGAAGCAGGGCGGCGCCCAGCAGTTCCCGGGCGCGTTCACGCCGCTGACCGCCAAGCTGATCCAGGAGAAGGGCTTCCCCGGGGTGTACATCTCCGGCGGCGTGCTCGCGAACGAGCTGGGCCTGCCCGACGTCGGGCTGACCACGCTCACCGAGGTGGCCGTGCGCGGCGGGCAGATCGCCCGCCTCACGGACCTGCCGTGCCTCATCGACGCGGACACCGGCTTCGGCGAGCCGATGAACGTGGCCCGCACGGTGCAGGAGTTCGAGAACGCCGGCCTGGCCGGCTGCCACATCGAGGACCAGTTCAACCCCAAGCGGTGCGGCCACCTCGACGGCAAGAACATGGTGGACCTCGACACCGCGGTCAAGCGCATCGCCGCCGCCGTCCATGCCCGCCGGGACCCGAACTTCCTCATCATGGCGCGCACCGACCTGCGTGCCGTGGAGGGCCTGGAGGCCGCGATCGCCCGCATGAAGGCGCTCGTGGAGGCCGGCGCGGACGCGATCTTCCCGGAGGCCCTGAAGGACATCGGCGAGTTCGAGACCGTGTGTCGCGAACTGGAGCCCCTCGGGGTCCCGGTCCTGGCGAACATGACCGAGTTCGGCAAGTCCGAGCTGTTCACCCGCCAGCAGCTGGCCGACGCCGGCGTCGCGATGGTGATCTACCCGGTCACCCTGCTGCGCTCCGCGATGGGCGCCGCCGAGCGCGTGCTCGACGCCATCAAGGAGGAGGGCACCCAGCAGTCGCAGGTGGAGCAGATGCTCACCCGCGCCCGCCTCTACGAGCTGGTGGACTACGAGGGCTACAACGCCTTCGACACGGGCATCTTCAACTTCGACGTGCCCACGCTCGACATCGGCGCCAACCACGCCGACCTCTGA
- a CDS encoding TlyA family RNA methyltransferase has product MAETARADVVLAARGLARSRTEGAALIRAGQVLLDGRPVRRPADRVAADATLRLRDPGPRYVSRAAHKLVSALEAFPDVGVAGRRALDAGASTGGFTQVLLERGAERVAAVDVGHDQLAPPVRADPRVLVREGLNVRDLTAEDIDGPVDLVVSDLSFISLRLVLAPLAGVCRPGAELLLMVKPQFEVGRRALPRSGVVTDPDARRDAVVGVAAAALGAGLAPRGLARSGLAGQDGNAEFFLRLRRPDATAADDPAGGTSPAPPAGERAAGWVRGAHIDWS; this is encoded by the coding sequence GTGGCTGAGACTGCACGCGCCGACGTCGTCCTGGCCGCTCGGGGCCTGGCACGCTCCCGCACGGAGGGCGCGGCGCTCATCCGCGCGGGACAGGTGCTCCTCGACGGCCGCCCGGTGCGCCGGCCCGCCGACCGCGTGGCCGCCGACGCCACGCTGCGCCTGCGCGACCCGGGCCCGCGGTACGTCTCCCGTGCGGCCCACAAGCTCGTCAGCGCACTCGAGGCATTCCCGGACGTGGGCGTGGCCGGCCGCCGGGCGCTCGACGCCGGGGCCTCCACCGGCGGATTCACCCAGGTCCTCCTCGAGCGGGGCGCCGAACGGGTCGCCGCCGTCGACGTGGGCCACGACCAGCTGGCCCCGCCCGTCCGGGCCGACCCCCGCGTCCTCGTGCGCGAGGGGCTCAACGTCCGCGACCTCACGGCCGAAGACATCGACGGTCCGGTGGACCTGGTGGTCTCCGACCTGTCCTTCATCTCGCTGCGCCTCGTCCTCGCCCCGCTCGCGGGCGTGTGCCGACCCGGCGCCGAGCTGCTGCTCATGGTCAAGCCCCAGTTCGAGGTCGGGCGGCGCGCCCTGCCGCGCTCCGGTGTCGTGACCGATCCCGACGCCCGCCGCGACGCCGTCGTGGGGGTGGCCGCGGCCGCACTGGGCGCCGGCCTCGCACCGCGCGGCCTCGCCCGATCCGGCCTGGCCGGACAGGACGGGAACGCCGAGTTCTTCCTGCGGCTCCGCCGTCCCGACGCCACCGCGGCCGACGACCCGGCAGGCGGGACGAGCCCGGCACCGCCCGCCGGCGAGCGCGCCGCCGGGTGGGTCCGGGGCGCCCACATCGACTGGTCCTGA
- a CDS encoding NAD kinase, which produces MPYTPGRRILVLTHTGREDAISAALQATRMFAEEGLVTVMLEQDVAAIRAAAGDPPEFAPEALGVDCELEDITLGLVLGGDGSVLRAADFVRGYNVPLLAVNLGHVGFLAESERTDLHRTVQAIASESYVVIERMALDVVVHVEGREVARTWALNEASVEKSHRERMLEVVVSVDNSPLTTFGCDGVVLATPTGSTAYAFSAGGPVVWPSVEALLCVPISAHALFTRPLVVGPRSTIGVDVLTRTRETGVLWCDGRRTVELPPQARVEVSRSAEPVRLARLNPTPFAERLVRKFRLPTDGWRGPVTAQERAGVLHEVETVEPRHAGPRPDVVEPATMPLSVPSPADIQRHRDRGARHPGEDA; this is translated from the coding sequence ATGCCCTACACCCCCGGACGTCGCATCCTCGTCCTGACCCACACGGGCCGCGAGGACGCCATCAGCGCGGCGCTGCAGGCCACCCGCATGTTCGCGGAGGAGGGCCTGGTCACCGTCATGCTCGAACAGGACGTGGCCGCCATCCGCGCGGCCGCGGGGGACCCCCCGGAGTTCGCGCCGGAGGCCCTCGGGGTCGACTGCGAGCTCGAGGACATCACCCTCGGCCTCGTCCTCGGCGGCGACGGCTCGGTGCTGCGGGCGGCCGACTTCGTCCGCGGCTACAACGTGCCGCTGCTGGCGGTGAACCTGGGCCACGTCGGCTTCCTCGCCGAGTCCGAGCGCACCGACCTGCACCGCACCGTCCAGGCGATCGCCTCGGAGTCCTACGTGGTGATCGAGCGCATGGCCCTGGACGTCGTCGTGCACGTGGAGGGCCGCGAGGTGGCCCGCACGTGGGCCCTCAACGAGGCCTCCGTGGAGAAGTCCCACCGGGAGCGGATGCTCGAGGTGGTCGTCTCCGTGGACAACTCGCCGCTGACGACCTTCGGCTGCGACGGCGTCGTGCTGGCCACCCCCACCGGCTCCACGGCCTACGCCTTCTCCGCCGGGGGCCCCGTGGTGTGGCCCTCCGTGGAGGCCCTGCTGTGCGTGCCCATCAGCGCCCACGCACTGTTCACCCGCCCCCTCGTGGTGGGTCCGCGCTCCACGATCGGTGTGGACGTGCTCACCCGCACCCGCGAGACCGGTGTGCTGTGGTGTGACGGCCGGCGCACCGTGGAACTGCCGCCGCAGGCCCGGGTCGAGGTGTCCCGGTCGGCGGAGCCGGTGCGCCTGGCCCGTCTCAACCCGACTCCCTTCGCGGAACGGCTGGTGCGCAAGTTCCGGCTGCCCACGGACGGCTGGCGCGGCCCCGTCACCGCCCAGGAGCGGGCGGGCGTGCTCCACGAGGTGGAGACCGTCGAGCCGCGGCACGCGGGGCCGCGTCCCGACGTCGTCGAACCGGCCACCATGCCGCTGTCGGTGCCCTCGCCCGCGGACATCCAACGCCACCGCGACCGCGGGGCGCGTCACCCCGGGGAGGACGCATGA
- a CDS encoding bifunctional 2-methylcitrate synthase/citrate synthase yields the protein MTETEIKKGLAGVVVDTTAISKVNPETNSLLYRGYPVQDLAAQLPFEAVALLLWTGELPTDEELTAFERFERTHRALDPKVKQAIDLLPTDCHPMDVGRTAVSVLGANHPKAEDSSPEAELEKAQALFAAFPAVVAYDQRRRRGQEVVEPREDLDYSQNFLWMTFGEEAAPEVVDAFRVSMVLYAEHSFNASTFTARVVTSTLSDLHSAVTGAIGALKGPLHGGANEAVMHTFDEIGIRKEESREDAAARAKAWMEDALAQKKKVMGFGHRVYKNGDSRVLTMKAALDRMIEHYGREEMLGLYDGLQSAMDEAKQIKPNLDYPAGPTYHLMGFDTEMFTPLFIASRITGWTAHIMEQRAANALIRPLSAYDGPEQRELPQR from the coding sequence ATGACCGAGACCGAGATCAAGAAGGGCCTGGCCGGCGTCGTCGTGGACACCACGGCGATCTCCAAGGTCAACCCGGAGACGAACTCCCTGCTGTATCGCGGCTATCCCGTGCAGGACCTGGCCGCGCAGCTGCCGTTCGAGGCCGTCGCGCTGCTGCTCTGGACGGGCGAGCTGCCCACGGACGAGGAGCTGACCGCGTTCGAGCGCTTCGAGCGCACCCACCGTGCCCTCGACCCGAAGGTGAAGCAGGCCATCGACCTGCTTCCCACCGACTGCCACCCCATGGACGTCGGCCGCACCGCCGTGTCCGTGCTCGGCGCAAACCACCCGAAGGCGGAGGACTCCTCCCCCGAGGCCGAACTGGAGAAGGCCCAGGCACTGTTCGCGGCGTTCCCAGCCGTCGTCGCCTACGACCAGCGCCGTCGCCGCGGCCAGGAGGTGGTGGAGCCGCGTGAGGACCTGGACTACTCGCAGAACTTCCTGTGGATGACGTTCGGCGAGGAGGCCGCCCCGGAGGTCGTGGACGCGTTCCGCGTCTCGATGGTGCTGTACGCCGAGCACTCCTTCAACGCGTCCACCTTCACGGCGCGCGTGGTCACCTCCACGCTCTCCGACCTGCACTCGGCCGTGACCGGCGCCATCGGCGCCCTCAAGGGCCCGCTGCACGGCGGCGCCAACGAGGCCGTCATGCACACCTTTGACGAGATCGGCATCCGCAAGGAGGAGTCCCGCGAGGACGCCGCCGCCCGTGCGAAGGCGTGGATGGAGGACGCCCTGGCCCAGAAGAAGAAGGTCATGGGCTTCGGCCACCGCGTGTACAAGAACGGCGACTCCCGCGTGCTCACCATGAAGGCCGCGCTGGACCGCATGATCGAGCACTACGGCCGCGAGGAGATGCTCGGGCTGTACGACGGCCTGCAGTCCGCGATGGACGAGGCCAAGCAGATCAAGCCGAACCTCGACTACCCGGCCGGCCCGACCTACCACCTGATGGGCTTCGACACGGAGATGTTCACCCCGCTGTTCATCGCCTCGCGCATCACGGGCTGGACCGCCCACATCATGGAGCAGCGCGCCGCGAACGCGCTGATCCGCCCGCTCTCGGCCTACGACGGCCCGGAGCAGCGGGAGCTGCCGCAGCGCTGA
- a CDS encoding HAD-IIA family hydrolase, whose translation MNTTFFDGHDGLLCDLDGVVYAGGGAIAGAVETLSTLQEQGVPVGFVTNNASRAPESVAEHLRTLGVPAEAGQVFGSAPAGVDLLEETLGRRTGRVLVVGSAYLRAVVEERGYEVVASAAQCPDAVIQGFDPGLGWADLAEAAYAVRAGATWVATNLDTSIPRAEGIAPGNGALVEAVGRATGTAPVAAGKPEPRLFRTAAEALGLARPLVVGDRLDTDIRGGNAAGFDTVLVLTGIDTRETAAAAPGPDRPTWVRAHLPALLAGGAEASADPRRG comes from the coding sequence GTGAACACCACGTTCTTCGACGGTCATGACGGGCTGCTCTGCGACCTGGACGGCGTCGTGTACGCCGGAGGCGGTGCGATCGCCGGGGCGGTCGAGACGCTGTCGACGCTGCAGGAACAGGGCGTGCCGGTCGGGTTCGTGACGAACAACGCCTCCCGCGCTCCGGAGTCCGTGGCCGAGCATCTCCGCACGCTCGGGGTGCCCGCGGAGGCGGGGCAGGTCTTCGGCTCCGCACCGGCGGGCGTCGACCTGCTCGAGGAGACGCTCGGCCGCCGGACCGGCCGGGTGCTCGTGGTCGGCTCGGCGTACCTGCGCGCCGTGGTCGAGGAGCGGGGCTACGAGGTGGTCGCGTCCGCGGCGCAGTGTCCCGACGCGGTGATCCAGGGCTTCGACCCCGGTCTCGGCTGGGCCGATCTGGCGGAGGCCGCGTACGCCGTGCGCGCCGGGGCCACCTGGGTCGCCACCAACCTGGACACCTCGATCCCGCGGGCGGAGGGGATCGCCCCCGGCAACGGGGCCCTCGTCGAGGCGGTGGGCCGGGCCACCGGCACCGCGCCCGTCGCGGCGGGCAAGCCCGAGCCACGACTGTTCCGGACGGCGGCCGAGGCCCTCGGCCTGGCCCGTCCCCTCGTGGTCGGCGACCGCCTGGACACGGACATCCGCGGCGGCAACGCGGCGGGGTTCGACACGGTGCTCGTCCTGACCGGCATCGACACGCGCGAGACCGCGGCCGCCGCCCCCGGGCCGGACCGGCCGACGTGGGTCCGTGCGCACCTGCCCGCTCTGCTCGCCGGCGGGGCCGAGGCCTCCGCGGACCCACGGCGTGGCTGA
- the recN gene encoding DNA repair protein RecN, whose amino-acid sequence MIDHLRISGLGVIGEATVDLDPGFTVVTGETGAGKTMVVTALGLLLGARADAGAVRRGSSRAVVDAGVRVAADHAALRLAQEAGAVVDEGDDGTHDLVLSRSVTASGEGTRSRATAGGRSVPVGLLSEIGATLVAVHGQNDQVRLQGADAQRHALDAFGGAELAAALRAYRADHAAWTAARREREELTAHRQERAREAEALQRSLEEIDLAEPQEGEDEELRALIRRLEDVEELRAASGEAHARLAGPDVDAMDETPGAVSLVEAARQAVLAAPGDDPDLAAAAARLAEAAVVLTDIAGDLARYTADLDADAASDLDAAQSRLAELTRLQRLYGPELADVIDWARTQRPRLDELQGDSGRLEELEAEVDRLDAALRERAATLTALRTAAAERLETAVTEELHALFMPDASFHVGLTPVAGDGLGPYGAEDVTLALRPHAGVEPRPLGRGASGGELSRVMLALEVVLAATDPVPTFVFDEVDAGVGGEAAVRIGARLARLARHVQVIAVTHLPQVAAYADRHVRVEKNSDPAAGVTTSDVVTLTADERVEELARMLAGHGDSAAAREHARELLESSVRERG is encoded by the coding sequence ATGATCGACCATCTGAGGATCTCGGGGCTCGGCGTGATCGGCGAGGCCACCGTGGACCTGGACCCCGGCTTCACCGTCGTCACCGGTGAGACCGGCGCCGGCAAGACCATGGTGGTCACCGCCCTGGGCCTGCTGCTCGGTGCTCGCGCCGACGCGGGCGCGGTCCGCCGGGGCTCGTCCCGAGCCGTCGTGGACGCCGGCGTGCGCGTGGCCGCGGACCACGCGGCGCTCCGCCTGGCTCAGGAGGCCGGCGCGGTCGTGGACGAGGGCGACGACGGCACCCACGACCTGGTCCTCAGCCGCAGCGTCACGGCGTCGGGGGAGGGCACACGCTCCCGTGCCACGGCCGGCGGCCGTTCCGTGCCCGTGGGCCTGCTCTCCGAGATCGGGGCCACGCTCGTGGCCGTGCACGGGCAGAACGACCAGGTCCGCCTCCAGGGCGCCGACGCCCAGCGGCACGCCCTCGATGCGTTCGGCGGCGCCGAGCTCGCCGCGGCCCTGCGCGCCTACCGCGCGGACCACGCCGCCTGGACCGCCGCGCGTCGGGAGCGCGAGGAGCTCACCGCCCACCGCCAGGAGCGGGCCCGCGAGGCCGAGGCGCTGCAGCGCTCGCTCGAGGAGATCGACCTCGCCGAGCCGCAGGAGGGGGAGGACGAGGAGCTGCGGGCTCTCATCCGTCGGCTCGAGGACGTCGAGGAGCTGCGCGCCGCCTCGGGGGAGGCGCACGCCCGACTGGCCGGCCCCGACGTGGACGCGATGGACGAGACCCCCGGCGCCGTCAGCCTCGTGGAGGCGGCGCGGCAGGCCGTGCTCGCCGCCCCCGGCGACGACCCCGACCTCGCCGCCGCGGCCGCACGCCTGGCCGAGGCCGCCGTCGTGCTCACGGACATCGCCGGCGACCTGGCCCGCTACACCGCTGACCTGGACGCCGACGCGGCCTCCGACCTCGACGCGGCCCAGTCGCGGCTGGCCGAGCTCACGCGACTGCAGCGGCTCTACGGGCCGGAGCTCGCCGACGTGATCGACTGGGCCCGGACCCAGCGTCCGCGCCTGGACGAGCTGCAGGGCGACTCCGGCCGCCTCGAGGAGCTCGAGGCGGAGGTCGACCGGCTGGACGCCGCGCTGCGCGAGCGGGCCGCGACCCTCACCGCCCTGCGCACCGCGGCCGCCGAGCGCCTCGAGACCGCGGTGACCGAGGAGCTGCACGCCCTGTTCATGCCGGACGCCTCGTTCCACGTGGGACTGACGCCGGTCGCCGGGGACGGTCTCGGCCCGTACGGCGCTGAGGACGTCACGCTCGCCCTGCGCCCCCACGCGGGCGTCGAGCCCCGGCCCCTGGGCCGCGGCGCCTCCGGCGGCGAGCTCTCCCGCGTGATGCTCGCCCTCGAGGTGGTCCTGGCCGCCACGGACCCGGTGCCCACCTTCGTGTTCGACGAGGTCGACGCCGGCGTGGGCGGTGAGGCCGCCGTGCGGATCGGGGCCCGCCTGGCCCGGCTCGCCCGCCACGTGCAGGTCATCGCCGTGACCCACCTGCCCCAGGTCGCCGCCTACGCGGACCGGCACGTGCGGGTGGAGAAGAACTCGGACCCGGCCGCGGGTGTGACGACCTCCGACGTCGTGACGCTGACGGCCGACGAGCGGGTCGAGGAGCTCGCCCGCATGCTCGCCGGGCACGGGGACTCCGCGGCGGCGCGCGAGCACGCCCGGGAGCTGCTCGAGTCCTCCGTCCGCGAACGCGGCTGA
- the xerD gene encoding site-specific tyrosine recombinase XerD — MARVSPDAPQTSALAAPFRRHLDHLAVERGLAENTLAAYRRDLARYRRWLEAAGVRAPGDVDPGHVAGFVQALATGDDGGRPLAVRSAARVLAAVRGLHRFWALEGLAETDPARDVHPPKPGTRLPRALPVEQVSALLDAVPTDTPAGLRDRALLEFLYGTGARISEVVGLDVDDVVGLAQTGDDGGQPVVRLFGKGSKERVVPIGSYAAAALDAWLVRGRPTIMAGAARSTPALFVNACGGRLSRQSAWAVLKRAAERAGLEADVSPHTLRHCFATHLLAGGADVRVVQELLGHASVTTTQVYTLVTVDSLREVYSAAHPRAR, encoded by the coding sequence CTGGCCCGCGTGAGCCCGGACGCGCCGCAGACCTCGGCGCTCGCGGCACCCTTCCGTCGACACCTGGACCACCTCGCCGTCGAGCGGGGCCTGGCCGAGAACACCCTGGCCGCCTATCGGCGCGACCTGGCCCGCTACCGTCGCTGGCTCGAGGCGGCCGGGGTGCGCGCCCCCGGGGACGTCGACCCCGGCCACGTGGCCGGCTTCGTGCAGGCCCTCGCCACGGGCGACGACGGCGGCCGCCCGCTCGCCGTCCGCTCGGCCGCGCGTGTGCTCGCCGCGGTGCGCGGGCTGCACCGGTTCTGGGCCCTCGAGGGCCTCGCGGAGACCGACCCCGCCCGCGACGTGCACCCCCCGAAGCCCGGTACGCGCCTGCCCAGAGCGCTGCCGGTGGAGCAGGTGTCCGCGCTGCTCGACGCCGTGCCCACGGACACGCCGGCCGGTCTCCGGGACCGGGCCCTGCTCGAGTTCCTGTACGGCACCGGCGCCCGCATCTCCGAGGTGGTCGGCCTCGACGTCGACGACGTGGTGGGGCTCGCGCAGACCGGGGACGACGGCGGCCAGCCTGTGGTCCGCCTGTTCGGCAAGGGGTCCAAGGAGCGCGTGGTGCCGATCGGCTCCTACGCGGCCGCCGCGCTCGACGCGTGGCTGGTGCGGGGACGGCCCACGATCATGGCGGGAGCCGCACGCTCCACGCCCGCCCTGTTCGTCAACGCCTGCGGCGGCCGGCTCTCCCGGCAGTCCGCGTGGGCCGTGCTGAAGCGGGCGGCCGAGCGCGCCGGCCTCGAGGCGGACGTCTCGCCCCACACCCTGCGCCACTGCTTCGCCACGCACCTGCTGGCCGGCGGCGCGGACGTCCGCGTGGTCCAGGAGCTGCTCGGGCACGCGTCCGTGACCACCACGCAGGTGTACACCCTCGTCACCGTGGACTCCCTGCGCGAGGTCTACTCCGCCGCGCATCCGCGCGCGCGCTGA